Proteins encoded by one window of Aphis gossypii isolate Hap1 chromosome X, ASM2018417v2, whole genome shotgun sequence:
- the LOC126552627 gene encoding putative nuclease HARBI1, with protein MNVIIINVDKFIRWPSKDECLVIEESFKSKAGFPGVIGAIDGCHINVKAPIKQADSYTNRKLGKSIILQAICTEGKLFTNISVGFPGRVHDARVLVNSELYKRTAFIIL; from the exons atgaatGTCATAATTATAAACGTAGACAAATTTATTCGATGGCCAAGTAAAGATGAATGTTTGGTAATTGAAGAAAGTTTCAAGTCTAAAGCTGGATTCccag gtGTGATTGGGGCCATTGATGGCTGCCATATTAATGTCAAAGCACCAATAAAGCAAGCAGATAGCTACACTAACCGTAAGTTAGGAAAGAGCATCATTTTACAAGCTATTTGTACGGAAGGAAAACTGTTCACCAATATCTCAGTTGGATTCCCGGGTCGTGTTCACGATGCACGAGTATTGGTGAATTCTGAACTGTACAAAAGGACcgcattcattattttataa